From the genome of Oryza glaberrima chromosome 1, OglaRS2, whole genome shotgun sequence:
CAGAGATCAGGTACCCGTTCCGGCTTTCGACACAACCTCCATCATGCGGCGCACCTGGCATGCAATTATCATGCTCTGGACAAGACACCATCCTGGATCACCCTGTTCTTGGTTCCTGCAAAGTGACAATGATATATTACAGGCATGTTATCATGAACGCCATCCCACTTGTAGATTCCTCACCTCATTGCCTACTTCACAAGTTTATATCAGTAAATCAATCAACTGCTGTGTACAGACCTCACACTTTAAAAGCTGCAAGTCTAGTAGGTTGTTCAAGAGATTCCATAGACACAAACCAATATAATAGTATAGTTGGCCCAACCTCTTGCCTCAGCCTCGCTAACAACGCAAGCCAGTTCTGGTATTTGGCATATCCCTATACATACATGTCTATTCTTCCATTGGGCTGCACAATTGTTTCCAAAGACATCCCAATGCCCTACAGTTACGACAAAAATGGTCCAAACTTTGACATCTCAATCTTCACCGAAACAGCAAAAAGAGTCATCAGCACTGGTGAGACTGTATTCACTTGGTACTCAAGTAACGTTACTAGTATTTGCCAACAATGTGAACATGAAGGTCGGCGTTGTGGCTTTAGCTCTCAAAGGGATCAAGCATTCTGCCAGCATCATAGTATGTCTCTTTCTCAAGTATAAATTCAGTTTCACTATGATGACTTGTTTTAGTTTGATATTCTCACTTCTCCATCTATTACATCACTTATTTCTCGAGTATTCAGTTTTCAAACTACCCAGGATATTTTTCACAAATAGTCAAACTATCCAGCAAACTGTGAATCAGCCAAAGGCTAGCTTGGATGAACATTTTGGTTCTAGGTTCACAACTGCAATTTTtctcaaagaaaattttatcAAGAGACGATAATGTCTGATCAttatgaaaatcaattttttttttgtaaaattctCATAGAAAAGGTTATAAGCAATGGCAGCACATTTTAGCATATAGCAATGATCTAAAGAGCAAGCTTTATTTGTATTACTCTAGACATTGGTATTAACTTAGAACATTAAATTAGATTCATATGGTTCAAATTTACTAGTTTGGAATACTGTAATAGCTACTTGAACATTAAAGTTAGATGCAAATGGCACCAATTTACTAGTTTGGATTACTGTGGGAGGTACTACGGCGAGAGTAGTATCTCAATTAGACCTTTTGATGCtagagatgcacttgatagtgcagtgGCAAGGGGTGTGTGGTTTTAACCCCGAGGTCCCGTGTTCAATCCCTAACACGttcacaatttcttcttaaaaaagtttggagggacgtctctccctccaaatctcctTTTTATTAGACCTTTTGGCGCTAACACCATGGTCCTGATTGTTAGAAAGTTGCACCCATCGAGTAATCAAGAATGTACCAGCATAATTTACAGCATTAACAAGTTCCCACAGTTTTAACAGGGTAGAAGCCAGAACATATCCATCTTACACAACGTTGGTACGAAAGTTGTGCACATGCATATTTCCAGCGATGCTCTGTAAGATTATTGAATTAGGTAGTTTCTTCCTCCTAGGCACTATAGATAAAAACGTTTTACTTCTATGGTTAAGACAAGAAGCCTCCTTATCCTATTTCTATATGACAATGCCAAATAAACAAGCCATCTAACAATCAGGAATTAATTGTTTATAGGAAAAATTATAGGTGTTTCTCTCGATTTATTTCATCCATAAATCATGTCATAACTAATAACCTTTCTTCCTATGTCCAGGTCCGCGTGTCACAATCATTGCAGGTAagcaactaattttttttcttcattcttCCTGAACTGCTCATTCTGTAGAATCATTGCCTTTTCTCCAAGTGCAACTAGCtaaatttctctctttttttactCAGTAACATCATCTGTAGGCACATTTATAGTTCTTTCATTAATTGTGGCCACTGCACTCTACATCTCCTTGAAGTCAAGGTACAATGAAGAGATACATTTGAAAGTCGAAATGTTTCTGAAGACATATGGCACATCAAAACCCACAAGGTACACATTCTCCGAAGTTAAGAAGATAGCAAGGCGGTTCAAGGACAAATTGGGCCATGGTGCATTTGGAACTGTATATAAAGGTGAGCTACTGAATGGAGTTCCTGTGGCTGTTAAGATGCTAGAAAACTCTGTAGGAGAGGGACAAGAGTTCATCAATGAAGTCGCAACCATTGGGCGAATTCACCATGCAAACATTGTCCGCCTCCTAGGCTTTTGCTCTGAAGGAACACGACAGGCTTTAATATATGAATTCATGCCCAATGAATCATTGGAGAAATATATATTCCCACATGGTTCTAATATTTCAAGAGAACTTCTAGTACCAGACAAAATGCTAGATATTGCATTAGGCATCGCCCGAGGAATGGAGTACCTGCACCAAGGGTGCAATCAGCGCATTCTCCATTTTGACATCAAGCCTCACAACATACTGTTGGACTACAGCTTCAATCCAAAGATTTCAGACTTTGGGCTTGCCAAGTTATGTGCAAGAGATCAAAGCATTGTCACATTGACTGCAGCAAGAGGCACAATGGGCTATATTGCACCAGAACTATATTCTCGGAATTTTGGAGCAATTTCATATAAGTCGGATGTCTACAGCTTTGGCATGCTGGTGTTAGAAATGGTGAGTGGGAGGAGGAACACAGAACCAACCGTTGAGAACCAAAATGAGTTCTACTTTCCTGAGTGGATATATGAGAGAGTTATCAATGGGCAGGACCTGGTGCTTACCATGGAGACAACACAAGGCGAGAAAGAAATGGTGAGACAGCTAGCTATTGTAGCGTTATGGTGCATTCAGTGGAACCCAAAAAACCGGCCCTCAATGACAAAGGTGGTAAACATGTTGACGGGGAGGTTGCAGAATCTGCAGGTGCCCCCTAAGCCCTTTATATCGTCTCAAAAACAACTTGTGATTTAGATCATGAGACCGCATTGCCatggtttggactttggagaccAGCAAAGCAATGGAGCTTGGCCAGCCTTTCCTATAAAATGGCATCACCATGGTTTGGTGCCTGAGTGACAGATATGCTTAATCCACATATCATAAAATAGTTTTTAGTGAGCTGAAGCATGCACATATAGTGTTTGATTATTAAACTAAACCGTGCAACCAGGTATATGATATATCACCATGTACTCATGTAATTCTGATATCTAGCAAACATATGCCAATGGATTTTATTTGCAATATAATAATAGTTGATGACAACTAAATTACCTTATTCCATCGTTGCTGCTAGTCCACAAATCATCCTTGCTGAACACCACAATAAAGTTGTGGTATTTGCTCTCCATTCCCTTCAACACAAGAGATCGATCCCGCAGCGTGTCATATTTACTCCCAGTGCTGCATTTTCTTTtcaagagtaaaaaaaaaagtgctgcATCATCCAGAAgaggaaaaaatataaaaataacaagGGAAGGAAGCTAAGCAAAGGGATTATTACCAATGCAGCAAGGCTCAGGATGGAAATTGACTAATAATGTGGGAGACGGAGGTGGTGTGAGGGACTTGAGAAGACGATACCATTGAAGACATCGGGCTTATAGATTCGACCGGATCTTGACACGGTAGCAATAACAGATGGCGTCATGGCGGCGGTATGGGCGACGCCGAGGCTTGGTCTCGCATATACCGGGAGGAAACGGCACCTTACCCATCTGTCGACGGAGgcgagaagcggcggcggaggcagacCGCCGCATTAACCGGAGCTCTCGCCGGGAAGAGTGGTGGGGGacggaggaaggagaagggagtaatttttttttcttttttaagagagagatggagaaagGGATGATGATTGCTGGTCCACAGGTTAGGATGGCCCATCTAAGGCCTTGCTTCGATGGCCCAACTAATCCCCCGCGGCCCATGAACGATGGATTGATCGGACGGTTCACATGTGGCCCAATTCACGAGCAAATATAATGCTCAACTCACCAGCAGCTAGTACAAGAACACTTGCTTATTTATAGTAGTATTTCATACACCGAAAAAAGAGTTTAGCGTAGTAAATATCAATTGTTGGATCCATGAATATGGAATAATAACAGCCATTATTTATGAACGCTAATTGCTAGCTAGATCCATCATTGTCATCACAGCCTAGCTACTGGCTAATTCAGCTATTCCATCGTCCTCTTCGGAGATTGCAGTAAGCTCAGAGGAGTGAAAGTAAGAATCCATGACTTGTGGAGGTggcatgccattgccaatgCCATCCCCATCGCAGAAAAATGGTCTCGGAGGCACTTGCAACGCATCCACATCCCCTTCGAGCATCTCTATTGCCTCGCTCATCGTCGGCCGATCGTGTGATCTCATCTGAATGCACCACAGCCCAACAAGGCATAGCTTCCTCTCCAGCTCATGCATGTCAGCAATATTGGATATCTCATCAACTTGTTGATATGCTATCAGCTGGTTATACACCCATGCTGGGTAGTATGCCCTGCTTGCATTTGAGTTTGCATTTGGATCTGCATTCCTTCTACCTCCAGCCATCTCAAGCAACAACATTCCAAAGCTATAAACATCGGACTTGCTGGATATGACGCCAAAACTACGTGACACCATCTCAGGAGCTATGTATCCCACTGTTCCTCGTAAAGCCCTATCTGACACAAAGCTCTTGTCCCTTGGGTACAGTTTAGCGAGGCCGAAATCAGCAACCTTTGGAACAAAGTTATCATCAAGAAGGATGTTTTGGGGCTTAATGTCAAAGTGTAGAATCTGCATATCACATCCTTGGTGCAGGTAGTTGATCCCTTTAGCAATGCCGAGAGCAATCTCATTGAGCTTGTCCCATGAGAAACTCCTCTCGGATGAGAAGATGTACTTGTCTAGAGATCCTCTAGGCATGTATTCATAAACCAAAGCTCTTCTCATTTCTTCAGAGCAGAACCCCACAAGACGCACCACGTTGATGTGATGGATCCTGCCTATGGTGGCAACTTCACTGATGAAGTCTTCTCCATTGCAATTGGATTTTCCATCCAACATCTTGATGGCAACATGGATGTCACCAGGGTGAAGCACACCCTTGTATACAGACCCATATCCTCCTTGTCCCAACTTGTCTCTGAAATGGCTTGTGATTGCTATGATGTCCGTGTAGGCGTACCTCTTTGGGCCTAGCATCTCTTGCATCCGGAGGAACTTCTCAACTGCATCAATTGCAATTCTTGTTTTCCAGTACTTGTGAGTAAGGAAGATCATCACGGCCAACGGTGCGAACACAAACCTGCACACTACTGCATAGGAAAAGGTTAAAGGTTTGCATATTATGGATAGGCTTTGGTGAATGGTGAGACGTGAATACAAAAAAATGTTGACTGTGAAACTAGCTAAGGAGATAAATTGAAAATTACCAGCAATCCACTTGACAAGACACAAGGTGTATAGTATGAAGAGCTTATAGTACAGAGAATGATCACCGCCGCGGATCATGTCGCTAATGGAAAGACGCATGTCGAGGTAATACTCTCTGGATAAGCCTATCATGCATCCCCAGAAACGGAGGTCAATAGAAAGGATGTCAATGATCTGGTCTTTGATGCCTACTCTGGGTAATGGATTGTCATGGCTATCAGCTAAGCTGCAAGATCATTTATTGGAAAGAGTTAATTAAACGGGATTGGAGGAGAAGAGCTAAACAAAATCGGCCCTTTTCAGATGATAAAGTAAAGGTTTCGAGATTATAAGGAATTAAGGCGTTCACCTAACAGACTTGTTGAGGCATTTTTTGATGAGACCAAACCAATTAAGCCAAGGTCCTCCATCTGTTGGAAATTTGACGGCAAATCCACCCCTCATGGATTTTACAACCTCTGCATAACTAGTGTATTCGGGCAGATTAACGGAGTTCCAGCCACCGCCGATAGGAGTCATGGCCAAGTATCCACAAGAAGGTTCGATGTCTTCGACAGATGGTACTAAAGAACCAAAAAATGGGAGCATATAATGAACGAAGGAAGAAGCCGTGGTCAGGCAATCCACGGGATGGTACACGGGCAGGTATTTGCTACTACTGTTCGTAATTAGTTCCTGCGAACAATTGACAAAGCCAACCCAAGTAATCCTATGATCAAGGCCCAAGTCCCAGCTGTCGTGTGATCCTGGGATACCCAGACCAACGTAAGGCAGCTGGTCCGAGCGAGGAAGAGGGCAGCTGCTGTTTGCATCATCCTGCAGGTTGGCGTCGACGACCCAAAAGATGGAAGCAGTGTAGTCGATGCTACTCACATAGTATTTCCCTGTGTTGATCCGAATGGTGGCCTTGCCATCATCGCTGCTGCAGTCTAGCTCGTACGACCGGAAGCCGCACCTGCGACTGCGAGGGTCGCCTCGCCGGCGAAAAGGATACGATACGTTTTGGAGATGGCCGCAGGAGAAAGGTTGCCACTGATGCCGTCGTCCTTGGACACGGACGACGTGATGATCAGCATCCGCTACCACAAGTGCGAGCACATACAGGACGGTCGACAAAGCAGCTGCTTCCATTGCATTTGCATACCCTGTATATACTAATATAGTGTAGGCTACCAAGCTAGCTACTTGTTGCTCGCTCGGCCGGCTCCTACTTATAAGTACTACGACGTACGCTACCCGGccagggttttcaatttcgaaATTCAATTTTATGCCGGAGGTTAccgaaattaccaaaatttcggaaatttctgaccaaaattatttaaaaatttgactgaatttgaataaaatttgaccaaattcacataaaaatgtaaaaaactgaaaatttcgGGCGAGATTTAAGCATGCCGGTGAGGGCAAAATTTCTGACcgaaatttcgaaccgaaatttcaaatCCTGACGGTACcaaggaggggaaaagagaaaatTGAGTATCCGTAAAACGAGCTTAGCATGGTTTTTAATTGGATATTAATTGAGTATACGTAAAAATAGaaattagcgcataattaattgttttaaatttagaaaatagattaacATGGTTTTTAAAAAGCAACttttaggtatatatatattttaaaaaaatactccctccatctattttgatagttatatttcatcttggcaggATAcataattctacttatcatccatttaaacatgctactagtcattcctcgtaaacaaccGATTctttaatatttacatttctcgatgcccatgtagctaATCTTGTATGGAAGAATACAGAGTcgcgcattaaatccgagaaagtcattaagaggatatgttgttggattgaaatatgcctatcaaaaataaatttttcagatttgaaaacatgactatcaaaagtagatggagggagtacaactgtTAGTAGTATGTAAACATGCACATGAAAAATGAGTAGTTTTTTCATTCTTTCAGCTCGGCCGAACCTTTGAAGTTCGAATTTATATTAGGTAGATCTTATGCTATAGGCCGTATCCATTACattctacctccatcccaaaatgttgcTATTTAGGATAAGATTTGacctatgtccagattcgttgtctaGGATGGGTCAAATCTCATCCTATGTAGcaataatttgggacggagtaAGTATTTGTTATTTATATTAAGTTGACCTTACGCAACCATCGAACTCATTTGATGAAAGAAAAGGCAGTAAATTAAGCACCGAACTGGACGGCCTCGTCCAGTCCAGATCAAGTGGCCAGAGACAAAACTCTCGGCTCGCAGTGCTGAAAGCAGTAACTAAACAGGCTACTCGGTAGTAGAATATACTACCTTTCCATTTTTCTTATGATGTTGATTTTTCGTATAATGTttgattatttgttttattaaaaaaatagtatagaTATGTAAAAGTTTGATGATAAAATccagtcataaaaaaataaataatacttagtatatatttttttactgaattGAATGGCCAAACGTTACGTCAAAAACTAATGGCGTCCGctgtaaaaaataaacatacatGCGTGTTGCAAACTTCTGACTGTAGTACTGTACGACAACAAAGCTCAACTTTTGACTGTACTTGTATGACAACAAAGCTCGCGCGTGAATTAGCATTTCCTCGTGCACCAGGCCTAATTTCCACACGGGAATTAACCTTTACTAACCGGTTTCTATGTTAATCGCTCATGAGATTGGGCATGAGTCATGAGTGGACTGGAGCAAGTCTACGATGCTCCAGGTCAGTCCTGGCCGGCAAGATTTTCCAAAGTACCCactccgtttcattttttttagataatggaccCACTCCGTTTCATAGTTTTTGACTTCTTTTACTGGTTAAACtctaatcaaatttatagaaaaatacgataatatttttaatacaaaataaatatattattaaactatattaaatattagttgtaatgaaactaatttggtgttttagaatttagatattgctaaatttttctttaaatttaatcaaatttagaaatgttttactagaaaaaaaagtcaaattaacttataatatgaaaaaaatgacttGTAACATGAAACACGGGGAGAACATACAGCGCATTGTTGCTTACAATGAAGCACACAGTTGCAATATCCTGatcccacatatatatatccacaCCTCCACTTCATGTACATATATGGAGTACCTACAGAGTACAGACTACagttatctctttttttttttcaagggaaCATACTACAGTTATCACACACACAATTGCTTTTGCACCTAGAGTCAGAGATCAATATGAGTAGCAAATTCCTCGCCATATATCTCCTGCTTGCTTTCCTCAGCCATGGCACCTGCAGCTACATGGCCACCACAGCTTCAGGCTGGGATGACCACGACTTCTTCAGGCATTGTCCACCGTCCCGGTGCAGCAAGGATGGACCAGAGATCCGTTTCCCTCACCGGCTTGAATCCAGCAATACATCATCAGCATGCGGCGCTTCATGCGCGAGGCTAGCATGCTCTGGCCAAGACACCATGCTACATCACCCAATTCTGGGGCCTTGCAAGGTCACCTCCATAGATTACAAGGAGGCCGTCATCAACATCATCCATCTCCTTCCGTTTCCATGCCCTCTCCAGAAGCTCATGGTCGACAGTTTACCGCCTGATGACTACCATGGCTGTAACTTATACAGGAGGATTCCTGCAAAAATAGTAAGCTGCTCAAAAGAGTTTACACCAAGTGGTACCTCTCCAGTTCCGTACGAACTTGATCATCTCCAGAATGCTGCCGAAAATATCTTCGGCCCAATATCCTGCCTTAGCGGCACAGGACAGTACTTCTCATATTTGGTGCATGCTCAGCTATACATGTATTTGCTTCCATTGGATTGCAGGATCGTCTCCAGAGGCTCCATTCCAATTCCTGGCTCAGACTCCTGCAGTGGCCCAACGTTCAAGGAAAAAGCAGAAAAAATCATCAACTTTGCTGAGACGACTGTCAGTTGGGGGTCCTTTCAAGATGGAGTTCTCGACAACTGCATGGCGTGTGAACGTCAAAAGCAACTCTGTGCATTCAGCTCACGAAGGAATCAAACATTCTGCACAAGCCACGGCAATCATCATGGTACTAACTATCCTAACTGCACAAACATGATCGTACCACCCAGCTTTGTTCCTGAACTAGTTTTCTACTCTTACTATGATTCAAGCATTCAGCCATACAGTACTAGTGCACCGCTCTCAATACATATGCTCAAAACTATTTTTGCAGGCTAGTAGCCTACTACTAGAAATCATTTAGGGAACTAACTAGCTTCATCAAACATTTTTGCACAATTGCCATAAAAGTGTCACAATATTTAGTAAAATAATGACAGAATTATTTTGATCAACTAGCAGCAGTTGGACGATACATGACATTAAAGATCATAAAACCTGGGACTTCTCAAAGATATTTGCTAGAATTGATATTGTCTATGAACTTATTGAGACTGCCTCTATAAGACTTCCTTATGGTTTCCTCTAGAAGTAGAAAGTAGCTCGAATATGTAAACAAGACTGCAAGGGAACACTTGACTGGGACAAGATATaatctaagttttttttttttttggccaggTCGGCGAAAGGAAGCCGACCAAAATTCATTAAGATAAAGGAATAATTACAGAGGTATACACGATATAATCTAAGTTTTGGTTTGTTACCTGATATAACAGGAGCTGCAGTTAGATCTTTGGTTGCTTTGATAATAGATTAGTAGACATGGGAGGTGATATGTGGAAGCCTTTATAATTTAGCCCATAACCCACCTCAACTCATCCTAATCATCCTTATCTGGCATGACAAAAATACGAGAGTTAGCACACAGAACTGTCTCATGATGATACTGCAAAATAAGATGTAAGGAAAATTTCACTATTGcaaatatattcatatgatCATGGTGCATAAAAATTTAGAGCCAAAACTCTATCCTACCCCACCAGGGCCATGTTCGCTGATACATTTTGTTGGATTGctctgtttttattttcaagATGTAATTATCCATTATCTGTTAAAACCACCAACCAGAACTTATTATCTTCGTTCATACTTGCAGGTTTGCGTGTGAAAGTCATTTCAGGTACTGCAGTACTCAAACCTACCTTTCtattaaaaagagaaaagaaacaatgTTATCAGTACATATAAATTCTTATTGCTAGCAGTTCTGAGTCTTCTGACTCAGCATTCTTCTGCTAAAAAAGACACCACCTGCTCTTACAGTACCCATCAGGCAATCACAATCAGTTGATTACTAGCCACAACTTTCGATCCTAATGCAATGTGCTAATTTCCCCTTCTCTGTTAATTCAGCTACATCATCGGTAGCCGCATTTGTTGTTTTTTCGTTCATCATGGCCACAGCACTCTATCTTTCACTGAAGTCAAGGTATGATGAAGAGGTACATTTGAAGGTTGAAATGTTCCTCAGGACATATGGCACATCGAAGCCCACAAGGTACAGTTTCTCTGATGTTAAGAAGATAACGAGACGCTTCAAGGAACAATTAGGTCAGGGTGGATTTGGAAGTGTATACAAAGGACGACTACCAAACGGAGTGCCTGTGGCAGTTAAAATGATAGAACACTCTACAGGAAATGGAGAAGAGTTCATCAATGAAGTAGCAACAATTGGACAAATTCATCATATAAACATTGCCCGCCTTCTGGGATTCTGCTCTGAAGGAACACGGCACATTCTTATCTATGAATTCATGCCTAATGAATCATTGGAGAAATGCATATTCTTGCATGACCCTAATACTTCTCAAGAACTCCTAGCACCAAAAAAGATGTTAGATGTTGCCTTAGGCATTGCCCGAGGAATGGAGTACCTTCATCAAGGATGCAACCAACGCATCCTCCATTTTGATACCAAGCCTAATAATATATTGCTTGACTATAACTTCAATCCGAAGATTTCAGACTTTGGTCTTGCAAAGCTGTGTGCAAGGGACCAAAGCATTGTTACCTTGACCAAAGCAAGAGGCACGATGGGCTACATTGCACCAGAGCTATATTCTAGGAACTTTGGGGAGATATCTTACAAGTCAGATGTATATAGTTTTGGCATGCTTGTGTTAGAAATGGTGAGTGGAAGGAGAAACTCAGACCCGAGTATTGAGAACCAAAATGAGGTCTACTTTCCAGAGTGGATCTATGAGAAAGTAATTACTGAGCAGGACTTTGTACTTAGTAGGGAAATGACAGAAGAAGATAGACTGAAGGTTAGACAGATGGCCCTCGTGGCACTGTGGTGCATTCAGTGGAACCCAAGAAACCGTCCCACAATGACGAAGGTTGTAAACATGCTAACTGGAAGGTTGCAGAATATAGAGGTGCCCCCTAAGCCATTTGTTTCATATGAAAGCCATGTTGTGCCATAAATCATAGTAATGTTATGGGAGTTATACTTAGTTGACGTGCTGCATAGTAATGCTGATTAACTGTATGAAGTATGAATCGTCGCTCTTTATTACCATGTATTAAAAGTAATAAGAAACACATCAGTTGATGTGATTACCTTGTTCAGTTGTTGCGATGTATATCTCCATCCAACCACGGTGTGCAGAGTACTCCTCGCTGTACTATTTCAGTAAGATGCCGTCCTCGTCCGTTTCATGGGTCCATATCTAGTGGCTTGCAACAAAATCCTGCAAGGAAATTGAATTATGGCAATTTTTCCCATGCAgcacaaatataaaatatcgAAGCAAAGAGTATTATTTTTGTCTGTTTGTCCGTGCGAACGGCCGACTAGGGTAACATTCATACCCTGAATTCGTCACTGAATAAAGAAGTAGATTCATATCCTAAATTCCTCACTGAACTAAGAAGTATAATAAGTTAAGTTGGCTTGGTCACATTCCTATCCATCCCATTCAAAAAGTCAGGGCCCGCCTATCTATCTGATGGAAATCTCACAGCAAATAGGATGCTGCTGGGCAAGCAATCGAGGAGCTACGAATTTGCAATGTGAAGAGATGAATGGGCATGGACTCGACTAGTGAATAAGTACACTTTAATAAAAACTTAGGAAAAATAATCAAAAGCAGAGGAAACGGGCTACCTTTATCAATGCAAGGAGGGGGCAGCGAACCGAACAACCACCGGATCAGGAGACCTCCCCGAGTTCTGTCAATCCTGCGGCTCTGGGGCCTGGATTTGCGGCTCGGGTCTCACAAGGACGCAGGGAGAAGGCGACGCATAGCCCGGGCAACGCGCATTGACGGCGGAGCGCAAAGCAGAGACATCGCCGGGGAAGCAGAGGTGGCCGGGAGTCGGTGggatcgccggcgacggcgaagggttCGTGGCAAGAGGGGGAGGAAAGGGGATGGacaaagtacaccgaaggttcctcaacttgtcatcgggatacaaAAACAttctcaaaccgcaaaaccagatatgcgggatccctaaactatacaaaaccggtcaccgaGATCCCTCGATGGTTTTCAacccggttttgtccgacgtggcggctgagtcagcatgggacccacgtgggccccacatgtcagcgggccacgtcatcaccctctcctctccctttctcctctctctctcgctcttctCGTTTGGGTAGGCAGCGGGGGACAACGGCGTCGGCTGGCGACTGGCGACGCCCGCCGTTGCAGAGGCCGCACGCACGGAGGTGGGCCGCCGTCGAGTGAGGAGAAAGCAAGGGGGCCGGGGAGtccggcggcgacctcctcaCCGGCCGCGACGTCGCCATCAAGTCCTTCCCCAACCGGCGAcatggcggccggcgaggggagcaaggcgtccgcggcggcgaggctgttCTTGGCCGCGGCCAGCTTGACCCGGCGCAACGACGAGCCAGGCGCAGGCGACGAGCCACATGTGGACCGTCCACACGCCGACGCTCTTCACCTtggcgctggcgc
Proteins encoded in this window:
- the LOC127782444 gene encoding rust resistance kinase Lr10-like, whose amino-acid sequence is MEAAALSTVLYVLALVVADADHHVVRVQGRRHQWQPFSCGHLQNVSYPFRRRGDPRSRRCGFRSYELDCSSDDGKATIRINTGKYYVSSIDYTASIFWVVDANLQDDANSSCPLPRSDQLPYVGLGLSREYYLDMRLSISDMIRGGDHSLYYKLFILYTLCLVKWIAVVCRFVFAPLAVMIFLTHKYWKTRIAIDAVEKFLRMQEMLGPKRYAYTDIIAITSHFRDKLGQGGYGSVYKGVLHPGDIHVAIKMLDGKSNCNGEDFISEVATIGRIHHINVVRLVGFCSEEMRRALVYEYMPRGSLDKYIFSSERSFSWDKLNEIALGIAKGINYLHQGCDMQILHFDIKPQNILLDDNFVPKVADFGLAKLYPRDKSFVSDRALRGTVGYIAPEMVSRSFGVISSKSDVYSFGMLLLEMAGGRRNADPNANSNASRAYYPAWVYNQLIAYQQVDEISNIADMHELERKLCLVGLWCIQMRSHDRPTMSEAIEMLEGDVDALQVPPRPFFCDGDGIGNGMPPPQVMDSYFHSSELTAISEEDDGIAELASS
- the LOC127769815 gene encoding rust resistance kinase Lr10-like; this translates as MATTASGWDDHDFFRHCPPSRCSKDGPEIRFPHRLESSNTSSACGASCARLACSGQDTMLHHPILGPCKVTSIDYKEAVINIIHLLPFPCPLQKLMVDSLPPDDYHGCNLYRRIPAKIVSCSKEFTPSGTSPVPYELDHLQNAAENIFGPISCLSGTGQYFSYLVHAQLYMYLLPLDCRIVSRGSIPIPGSDSCSGPTFKEKAEKIINFAETTVSWGSFQDGVLDNCMACERQKQLCAFSSRRNQTFCTSHGNHHGLRVKVISATSSVAAFVVFSFIMATALYLSLKSRYDEEVHLKVEMFLRTYGTSKPTRYSFSDVKKITRRFKEQLGQGGFGSVYKGRLPNGVPVAVKMIEHSTGNGEEFINEVATIGQIHHINIARLLGFCSEGTRHILIYEFMPNESLEKCIFLHDPNTSQELLAPKKMLDVALGIARGMEYLHQGCNQRILHFDTKPNNILLDYNFNPKISDFGLAKLCARDQSIVTLTKARGTMGYIAPELYSRNFGEISYKSDVYSFGMLVLEMVSGRRNSDPSIENQNEVYFPEWIYEKVITEQDFVLSREMTEEDRLKVRQMALVALWCIQWNPRNRPTMTKVVNMLTGRLQNIEVPPKPFVSYESHVVP